A part of Aegilops tauschii subsp. strangulata cultivar AL8/78 chromosome 2, Aet v6.0, whole genome shotgun sequence genomic DNA contains:
- the LOC109745033 gene encoding uncharacterized protein, translating into MAAPRALALCVLLAIAVANAEAASVVVGLAKCADCTRKNMKAEEAFKALQVGIKCKNSAGEYERKAVGALDGTGAFRVPLASDLHGADCVAQLHSAASNAPCPGQKPSTIVPVSDGTTYGVVAGENTATSSAASPECASMTLCGPIKKHIIEHFHHKKPVPPKPEPKPQPHPDYGPVPKPEPKPQPHPDYHPVPPTPTYGGGGGGYHGHH; encoded by the coding sequence ATGGCGGCTCCGAGAGCACTCGCCCTCTGCGTCCTGCTGGCCATCGCCGTCGCCAATGCGGAGGCGGCGTCCGTGGTCGTCGGCCTGGCCAAATGCGCTGACTGCACCAGGAAGAACATGAAGGCCGAGGAAGCCTTCAAGGCTCTGCAGGTGGGGATCAAGTGCAAGAACAGCGCCGGCGAGTACGAGCGCAAGGCCGTGGGCGCCCTCGACGGCACCGGCGCCTTCAGAGTGCCCCTCGCTTCTGACCTTCATGGCGCCGACTGCGTCGCTCAGCTCCACAGCGCCGCCTCCAACGCGCCGTGCCCCGGCCAGAAGCCGTCCACGATCGTGCCGGTGTCTGACGGCACAACCTACGGCGTCGTCGCCGGCGAGAACACCGCCACGTCGTCCGCGGCGTCGCCCGAGTGCGCGTCCATGACCCTGTGCGGGCCGATCAAGAAGCACATCATCGAGCACTTCCACCACAAGAAGCCCGTgccgcccaagccggagcccaAGCCCCAGCCTCACCCGGACTACGGCCCCGTGCCCAAGCCTGAGCCGAAGCCGCAGCCACACCCGGACTACCACCCCGTCCCTCCCACGcccacctacggcggcggcggcggtggataCCACGGACACCACTGA